The following is a genomic window from Pedobacter sp. KBS0701.
CATATTGCAGACGTATAATGCCATCAGGACTAACTTTCAATTTATAACTGGCCTCATTGTCCCCACTCAAGTCGACCAAAAGTTCATCATCAGGACCAATTACGTAACCCCTGGGAGTGGCCATTCTGAGATTAGGCTCAAATGTAAGGCCGCTGGTGGAGAACAGTTCTTTTCCGAAAATTTTTGGCTTTAAGCCTTCGAAGATATCGGTTTCAGTTGTGTTTCTGTTATTAGTATTGTTCGACTTTGTAATTCTTGTTGAATCACTATTGATCCTGACCGCTGTTCTTGACCGGTCATCGCTTTCTTCTGCATCTCTATTCAGCGTGTTATTGCGCTGTGCATTACCACCTGTCGTCCCGTCCTGCTTTCTGATTTTCTCTACCCTTAGCCGTAGTTTTTGAATTTCATCGGCTTTCATCCCTTGTGCAGCAGCCATCTGCTCCAACTGTGCATCGTTATAACCGATAGATTCCGCACGTTGCATTAATTGCCTGACCTGCGTATCAGTCAGATCGTCAACCTTCACATTTGCATAATTTGTCTGAGCCATTGACACCTGGAATACAGTAAGTATGATCAGAAACAGTAAGCTTGTAAATATGTTTTTCAACTTCATTAGGTATAGGAAGTATTATTTAATGATATTATGATTATTCGAAATAGTTCAGTGTATTGAACCCGCCTTCTTTTAAATACTGATCTTTTTTCATGACTTGCAAATCTGAATGCACCATTTCTTTTACTAAAGCTGCGAGATCATATTTAGGCTGCCAGCCTAACTGGGTTTTTGATTTTGTCGGATCACCAAGAAGCAGATCAACCTCCGTTGGCCTGAAGTATTTGGCATCCACCTGGATCACCGTCTGACCTGGCTTTAAAGCATTTGCATCTAAGCCCAGACTGATCATCTGTTCTTCGTCAATACCAATTATTACTCCTTTTTCATATTCGTCTTTCCCGCTGAATTCCACCTCTATTCCCAGCTCGGCAAAACTCATTCTTACAAAATCCCTAACCGTTGTGGTAACCCCTGTTGCAATTACATAATCCTCTGGTTTTTCCTGTTGCAAAATCAGCCACATCGCTTCAATATAGTCTTTCGCATGCCCCCAATCCCGCTGTGCAGACAGATTGCCCAGAAAAAGACATTGCTGTAAACCAAGGGCAATTTTAGCTGTTGCCCTGGTAATTTTACGGGTTACGAACGTTTCTCCCCTTAAGGGGCTTTCGTGGTTAAAGAGAATACCATTACAGGCAAACATGCCATAAGCTTCGCGGTAATTTACCGTAATCCAGTACGCATACATTTTCGCTACAGCATAAGGCGATCGCGGATAAAAAGGCGTGGTTTCACTCTGGGGCACCGCCTGTACGAGGCCGTAAAGTTCAGAAGTAGAAGCCTGATATATTTTAGTTTTGGTGAGTCCAAGAATCCTGATGGCCTCCAGCAACCTCAGCGTACCTATTCCGTCTGCATTCGCGGTATATTCAGGCATCTCAAAGCTCACGTGCACATGGCTCATCGCCGCGAGGTTATAAATTTCATCCGGCTGGGTCTCCTGGATAATCCGGATCAGGTTTGTCGAATCTGTCAGGTCACCAAAATGAAGTTTGAAATTGACATTGTTCTCATGCTGATCCTGATACAGGTGATCGATCCGATCGGTATTAAATAATGACGACCGCCTCTTCAAACCATGAACCTTATATCCTTTTTTTAGCAGAAATTCTGCGAGATAAGCCCCATCCTGGCCTGTAACACCTGTTATTAGCGCAACTTTCATAAACTTTATTTGATAACTTTTTAAGCGAGCAAACATACATATTTTTTTCTAGCTTAAGGATAGCGTAAGTATGCTCATTTAGAAATAACGTTAAATAACGGTGTTTTCCATACTCTCTTTCCGAATATTAATTCCAAAATATAAATACCTCTCCATGATCTACTTCTGATAAATATCTTTACTTTTGATGTTGATATCCTAATTAAATGAAAAAAATTGTACTCCTTTTAATTCTTCTGGCGCATTCGTCACTCATCTTTTCTCAGACCAGTGCAGATTACAATTACTCCATCGGTTTAAGGGCCTACAGTATCATGCAACTGCCCAAAGTACTTAACCAGACTAACTACCAGGATTTCAACCATACGTATGCGAACGCGCTGCTGATGAAATTCAATGATAACCAGATCAGCTACCGGGTTGGGGGAAATTTTTACAGAAAAGACATCACCTTTCCCAATACCTGCGCGAACTGTGAGATTGCGGAGGGGACGCTGACCGATTTTGCCTTTAAAGTAGGCTTTGAAAAGAATTTTACCTATTCGCGCATTCAGCCCTATTTTGGCGTCGACCTGGGGTACCGTTCTAACCGGTTTAGTGGAAATACCTATCCGGGCAGCACCGTGTTTGCGGGTACGGCGAGGTATGCGGAATCATCAAAAAACGGGTTGGTCATCTCTCCTGTAATCGGTATCAAGATAAACTTAGTACCTTGTATGAATCTTTTTGCCGAGAGCAGTCTTGACTATTTTTATTCTTACGAGCGCCAGGATTTAACAGATGCAAACGGAACTTCCAGGACAGTGAATACCTATCAAAAATCAGAGTTTTTGCTCAACCTTTTCTCAGCCGGGATCCAGTTTAACATCAGCAGACGAAACTAGATTTAATTGAAGAAAGATTAGACAATGTTTGGGTAATTAATGTTTTTTTCGAAATAAATGCCTTTTAGTAGCTGGAAAG
Proteins encoded in this region:
- the gmd gene encoding GDP-mannose 4,6-dehydratase gives rise to the protein MKVALITGVTGQDGAYLAEFLLKKGYKVHGLKRRSSLFNTDRIDHLYQDQHENNVNFKLHFGDLTDSTNLIRIIQETQPDEIYNLAAMSHVHVSFEMPEYTANADGIGTLRLLEAIRILGLTKTKIYQASTSELYGLVQAVPQSETTPFYPRSPYAVAKMYAYWITVNYREAYGMFACNGILFNHESPLRGETFVTRKITRATAKIALGLQQCLFLGNLSAQRDWGHAKDYIEAMWLILQQEKPEDYVIATGVTTTVRDFVRMSFAELGIEVEFSGKDEYEKGVIIGIDEEQMISLGLDANALKPGQTVIQVDAKYFRPTEVDLLLGDPTKSKTQLGWQPKYDLAALVKEMVHSDLQVMKKDQYLKEGGFNTLNYFE